A stretch of DNA from Saccharomycodes ludwigii strain NBRC 1722 chromosome I, whole genome shotgun sequence:
ATGATAAGAATAGTAACAGGCCAATTATATCCTTAGTTTTAGCTGCAGTCACTTTATACAAAGAGGCTGGGTTACTGGCTTCTAAAGATTGTAAAGGAAGTGCATCTTTCAATGTTGGATTAATTGATAACTTGTACCAACTGGTAAAACACAATGAGCCTAAGGTATGGGAAACACAAGTTAAAAGACAAGTAATTTGATTGgatgatatatatatatttgtatatttatgAGTAacttcaattttaaaaattaatataaatgtaCATATGATAATGTGAGAcgaaaatgaaatattaatatatagaCTATATACAGatataatgttttatttagtttGGAAAAGGGTTTATCAAGCCactaaaataatataaaatattatacaaaggaaaaaaaaaaaaagaaaaaaaaaaaggttatgacaataaataaaatactcTTTGAAGTATACGGACATATAGATATGTATATTAATTCTTATAGGACAAGTTACTTCTTTCACTTGGCAAGGTATGAGGATCCCTGTCTAAAgcttcatattttttaattgttttatcCTTCAATTCAGATTCTTGTTGAGGCGTCAACTTATAAACAACTTCATCTGGTGGAACAAAGTTAAATTTACCTAAGCCGAAATCCCTGTCGCTGGTTTTACTTAAAACATAGAGTTGAGAACGAACGTATCTAACCATGGCTTCCAAATGAACCATATCTATGTTTTTTCTACCACCAAATAAGTTTCTCCATAAAGCTTCAGCTAAGGTGATATCATCGGTAGCGAAACCTTCATCATACGCAAAAACAGCACCTCTTAATTGGGaattaaaatcttttaaatattgatCAATGATTCTACCCGAGTTCACATTCATTTCATCGACCAATCTTCTTTCGATATCGATAAATGTTCTATCGACTAATTTCTGTTGGTAATTATGACCATATTTAAATGGCATTGCACGCATACGCACGAATAATAGCCATTCGTGTAAAATAGTGATTTGAAACCATTGAGAAAAAGTTCTGGGTAGTTTTAAAtcttcataaaaaaaaagagcagATGgcgataattttttatcttcgTATTGTAAACCTTGGACTTTACACAATCCATAGTAATGAGAACCAGCAATTGGGCCTGCCCTAATTTTGTCCATATCTAACCTAAAAGTCTTGACAACAAACTCTCCTAAAGCTTCCTTCCATTTAGGTAATT
This window harbors:
- the CBP3 gene encoding Cbp3p (similar to Saccharomyces cerevisiae YPL215W | CBP3 | Cytochrome B mRNA Processing); translated protein: MSLQYKLLFSRTTNRYSAFQALSRTVCRSKTYYSTQKLNNDTKNSPEDLVKNSELKSKPLDFTNNAPVKAGKESQVILSTSNYENPNYQLPKWKEALGEFVVKTFRLDMDKIRAGPIAGSHYYGLCKVQGLQYEDKKLSPSALFFYEDLKLPRTFSQWFQITILHEWLLFVRMRAMPFKYGHNYQQKLVDRTFIDIERRLVDEMNVNSGRIIDQYLKDFNSQLRGAVFAYDEGFATDDITLAEALWRNLFGGRKNIDMVHLEAMVRYVRSQLYVLSKTSDRDFGLGKFNFVPPDEVVYKLTPQQESELKDKTIKKYEALDRDPHTLPSERSNLSYKN